AAAACCGAAATACAGTTTGGCCTTCAGCCAACTACTTTGGCTGACATGAAGGCGAgtaacttatttttatttttgggtgaactactcttgtaagacagagagagagaacaagcatAAAACAGGAAGTTGCGGTGTAACGAAAAGAAAGAAACTCACCTAAGTTTCACAGTGAGCAAGTAGAGATGTGATTTCTGCACTCATGTGTCCCACGGCCTTGGCCGCCTCCATTATGGCACGCCGGTACATCCCTTTCTTTTTGCGGTTGAAACGTGACCTGAAGAACTCACGGAAAGGTGACAGTTTGGCAACTGAGAGTTCGGAGGTGGTGGGCGAGCCGAACCAGGACACTTTCGCTTCGGGCCAAGGTGCGTCAACCTCACCTTCTTCTCTACGAGTACCGCTTATACTGAGTACCCGTGCGGGCCACCAAGGGAAGCCATGAATCTTACCCCAAACTACATCACCAACAGTCACCGCGTGACCGTCCTCGGTCACACATTTACTCATGCTGCGAGTGTGCAGTCGAACAGTTAGAGGTGGAACAGTCTTACTCTCCCCTTGAGAGGAGGACGATACGGAGAGGTCGTCACCCGGTGCAAGATCGGACAGTTCTGGAGACGTGCCGTCTGAACTGAAGGACTTTGACTCATCCAGACTGTCACTACTGCACACAGAAAGGCTTGACGAGTCAGCTTTCCTCTTTCGGAAATTAATAAGTAATGTCAGGTCACCGTGACGTTCAACTTCCTCTCCACAGTTGCCGGACCAAAGTTGTAGCGAGTTCTTCTCTCCACCATCCTCAGACTGAGAGTTGGGATCTCTGGGATGTTTTCTACGAGCACCATCCACTAGCTCTGCCTCGTACACAGACACTTGCTCCGCTCCGTCACCCCTCGATCTTACACGTATCTTTGGCGATGGGGCATCTGGACCGCTTAGCTTTGGGAGCTTGAGTTTGGGAATGGAAATGGTAAGGCCAGTTCTGATGGCTTCCATGGAGGGTGTCACCTCTTTTGGGGCTTCCTTGGAAGCGCCTCGTTCTCTGTGTCCATTCTGCAATAACTGCTTCGGGCAGAAGGGTTTGACAGAACCGTGTACTCTTGAGGGGATCTTCATCACTTCACCTTTACCTTGTGGAGTGCTGTAGGAGATCTTAATGACAGGACTGTGAGGAATGATGTCACCTCCAGGATACTTCTCATCTTCCTTCTTGTCCTTTCGAAACCGTTTGCTGTCGTAGACTGTTGAGTCCTCTCTCTTTTTGGCCTCTTTAGTGTTGTCCCCATCGTCTTTTCTCAGACTCTTGCTAGGGATGGCTTTAGTGTCCTCGTCTGCTTGAGGTGCATTCTCCTTCCGGGATGTCCTGGGCACCATCGGCCCATCTTTGCTGTCTTCGTCACTGTTTAGCGTGTTCTTACATTTCTCGCACAACACCTGCCGAGGTCGCAGTCTGATCGTGCTCATGGTCATCCTTCCCGGCTCTCGACCTCGCCTCTTTTTTCTCTTGATTGGACGAGGTGGCGGTTGAGGAACCCATTGGTTGTAGGTGTGCCGGACCCACATGGGTTGAGGAAAAGGGGCACCCTCAAAGTACGGAGGGTACGCAGGCTGGCCCGGTTGCACTGGGATGGGTACAGGGCAAGGAGGAGACGTCTCGGGCTCTGTGTTCTCATCTTTTGGTCGCGGTGTAGGTTGACTAGGGGGTTTCAAGGAAGACTCTTCACTTGAGACTTCACAGTCTGGTCTCAATATCAGGCTCTCATCTGACTTTCCAACAACATCTGGGAGGCAAAACAGCCCAGTCCTACAGAACAGAGCCAAGTGGGAAACATAAGGGCCAATAATGGACAAAACACTTTCACAGTGACAAATAATTAGAGTAATGGAGGTTAATTACCCATAAGTGTGCCACTTCCTTACACCAACACAATCGGCACAATAGCTTCCTGATGTTCTGTTACTCTGACTGAACTAGCACGGGTGTTGATAATCattgaaatatttttgtttttaaaactgttttacaAAATTCAAGAAAGGCATTTGAACTCACAGGAACTGAAATATCGGATTAATAATTTCTAATGGCAAGCAGACTCTTCACCAGCAAATCAAGTTTGTGAACCAGTCAAATCATGCAACACTTAACCACACCTGTTTGTTTTTCTAACCTTATGGTATGAGGAATTGCACGAAAACAAGTACATTTCACATctcaaaaacaaagaaataaattgtattttgcataaagaatattatatttatattttaggaccataaagattttttgcattgtgacattattttaatggcaATTAATGAAGCACATTTCTTACAAAATTCTTAATGCAGGGATGTGTCTGGATGTTCTACTTTGAGAAATTATTCTCAATGGCAATTCCCAATTCACAGTACAGTAATAGAGTTATGatattaaaaccagcaaaaacTAATGGTAGTTCATGATGTATACATAACAATTTAAAgaatatataattattgtttCCTAGGGCTGGATGAAAATATATCTAAATTCTGAGTAATTCCACATTACAGTAGTGAGAATAAGACTTTACTTAGCATTACAGTTATGAGAATTGGGGTGAGATATgtgcttaattgttatgaaaataatgtcacaatgcaaacattGTAAAACAGGCTTCATCTTCTTTACACAAAAtagaatttcttatttctttcttttggttTTGGGTTCAAATATGGCATGTTATTGTTTAGAGAGATTCGCCTGGTTATTTAAAAACAGTTGAAACAATGGAGGAGCTTTGAGCAAATGGACCACGACCCACTCAGAATAATAAGTCGAGCTCAAAGGTTTATGCTTTAGAAATAAATTAGCCTGTTCCTATATTACAGAGAAGCCTTAAGGTGTGCAGGGACACGATGGTGACCAGGTGTCCATGAAAGAGGCAGCCTGAGCCAATGCAGCGAACTCTATGACTGTGTGTGGTTTGAAACGACAGACAAAGAGACGAACAGGGCAGCCGGAACCCAAAGTCCCCCCCACCATCTCAGTGAACAAAAACAATCCCATAACCTACTGGGACACGGGGAGAGGGCCAAgagatttgcttgttttcacatCAGCCCTGAAATCAGATTACCAATTAAACCATAGAAGGGAATCCTGTGGGTACAGAGAGCCCTCGGGCAATAAACAACAATCAAGTCTGATGAAAAATAAAACGCCCACCCCTGAAGATACAGTACTCAATGCAATAATAACTACAGGCCTGCAGCACAGCCTAGTATTGCTATCCTAAAATCTAAAGCTATGTAGGCTTGAACAACATTTCATTGCATAATTAGCATATTTATAATAGCAGAAATGTTAATGACTGATGATGATGAATGACTGGATCTATTCTAatttaaaaaagtgatttttaCTGCAGGTAATTTAACACTTCAAGGCTAtctttggaatggaatactagcttacaaCTTACTGGatactattttcttttttaaagtattCATTATGAAACAATAAAGGCTTCAAATAGTacatgctacattgttgtcacatgacctcattatgtaacaaaagtggcatccagttattacCTTGgaaataaaacagttattttgcCTCTTTTAATACAAGTCTGAATGAAAATGTCTTAACTTTTGACACTGATCAAATAAATGAGTGAAAAAAAGACGGTTGATACTACCGGTATGTCTGTTTCATTCATCATACTGGAAATCACGGGAAAGGTCAAGTCAAGCAcactgcattgtgggatacaTTATTCCATGTTGTGTGCTCTCTGTTGTATACTGAACATTTCAGCAAATGCAGCAGGTAATCTGGGTATTCTATGCATGCATATACATATTAAAATACTAGAGAACTAGTAAGATTAGTATGTTATTATGCTTTTGGAACATAGCCCAAGCCTCTTTATATTCAAGGACAGAGTGAATGACCTGCTGTGACACACAGTTTGTGCTCTACAATGCATACTCAGAAATATTCAGAGCAGTACGTGACACATAATGACTTAACAGGAACAGTGGGATGGGGAAAAAAAGCACTGAAGTCATTCAGATCAGCCATTAAGAATCTGGCCAAAAGTTAACTAGAAAcaaaaatggacaaactacaAATTTCCCTTTTTCTCTCATGTACAGAAAAACTATAAATAATTTATCTTTCCATGGTTCAACCACTCTTTTTTTTCATAAGTACTTTACAGGGAGCTCTACGAAGTAAAAGTGACATAATATTCTGATCCACTTGCTCTATAAAACACCTCACTGTGACAAGCGCATCCATTTAATAGACACTGATACAATGGTATTTAGGTAAATATTCATATTCATACACAGAATAAACTGATGTAATAGTCTAGATGTTTAATGAAATGATAGCTGAGTGAAACTGTATCTGCCACAAAGAATTACATCAGTCTAAACCAGGACACAAACCTGAAAATTACATGTATGTCATGGGTCAGTGGGTGGCTCAGCTATGGGGGGACAAGGTTACCATTCAAAGGCCTTCTTGTAATCTTTTAagaaaaccttattttaaagtgttatccAGCCAATTTtcccataaacaaaaaaataacttttttaattaattaacatgtgtattttcaacaagaaatatttgacatttaaactcaatttatATCCAGAAAGCCACAACAATGCCCCCTGGCCCTGACTTTCATAATGATGATCATTTAATTCAAAGTGACAGATCTGAAACATTGTAACATGTGCTTCAGTAATGCACGATGATACATTGTATCAGCGCATGAAAACACATCAATGTTTCATCTCTATAGAAATGCACACAGAGCACAAACATCTTCAGCAGGTTATACAGACCTCTCATTAAAGATCTACTGTGATATATGTGTTAACATCCCTCAGTCTGACTCAGAAGTCTTGATTTAATCGCACAAACGCGTTTCTAGTGTTTGATGTTGATGGTTTGTGTGCTTCTCATTGTCTCATTTAAAGGCCTGTCTACATATGGCCTGCTGTTAGGCCGAACATCACAAATGTGCTTTTCCCCCTAAAACACAAAGAAATTCGACTCACTTTCTGTCGCAGTCCAGTAAGATGCCCGTGTAGTTTCTCTCTCTGTACGTGAGCGTCACCACCAACGTGTCGTTCACGATCTGATCGACGGTCACCGGGATCCGGGAGCCGGCCTGCAGCTCCTCCGCTACAGCCTCCATGTTTTCCTAACTCGGGTGTCCGGCTTGGCGTCGCTCAATCCCGGCCGCCGGTGGCACGCTCGCGTCGGCCTTCGCTGCTCCTCCGTTCCTTCAGCGCGCTCGGGAGGCTCCGGCAGGACGCGGAATGACGCCATCAACTCCACCGACGCGATTACACAGGATCCGTCCGCAGTGACATCACCACCGACAGGCGAGAAAAACCCTCTGTGCTTGTTAGAGAAGCAACAATATATCTATATACTCCATATTAACAGCATGCACATAACCACTCATCTATTTTCATATACAtataatcagaatgagctttattgccaaatatgcttacacacatacaaggaatttgtcttggtgaaagaagcttccagtgcacaaacaatacaacaagacagagataataataaatagaataaaaataaaaaagtgaatagaaaatataagtatatatagaaatacacaataagacaatatatatatatatatatatacagggttgtgagggttacttttgaaatgtattccactacagatgacagaatacatgctgtaaaatgtaacttgtaatgtattccgttagattactcaaggtcagtaatgtaatctaaatactttggattacttcttcagcactggtagatattttcacttgttttgactataaaaactctgtcagtacagtaagacaaaatacacgttaaaaatacattctctgaaaaacagaaatatcttctgcagtgttgtttctaaaacaagatcaatcaaattgatcttattttaaggatttttagatatttttacaggaaaacaatacaagaattattatcaagaatatgatttttgctctaatatcaaaggtcttactagaaaaaagaaattatgatccaacgtgaattttcttgataaataaatatgatcgtgtctggtaacatgtgcatgtaaaatggctagaaatagcattttagcttagcgtaaagctgacaatttacacaaggtttatttctatttcttctgctccaaacttacttcaaacttacttctctgtctgctcgtatgaatgtaacacatcataagaaagtgtttcaccgctgttcaaatgcactttggatcgcatcatttatatgtataaatgttttccatctgaaaggactaaatattaaatgaaacaaatggcaatgcaaagtaatctcttcagtaatctaaatactttttgaatgtaactgtattctaattaccaatgatttaaattgtaactgtagtggaatacagttacttatattttgtattttaaatatgtaatcctgttacatgtatttcgttactccccaaccctgcatatatatatatatatatatatatacatatatacacgtatgtacaaatacatatctgttatatatacagtgcaagggcatgtaatggcagaagaggttggatgtgttggataaatataaatagactaagctgtgtattgcacatagttattgctcaatggggcagtttgaactgttcatgagatggacagcCTGATGGAAAAAACTGTGTGTAaagaccagcccgtctggcaccaacaatcatgccatggtccaaatcactgagatcacattttttccccattctgatggttgatgtgaacattaactatagctcctgacccatatatgcatgattttatgcactgcactgctgccacacaattggctgataagataattgttttgagtatttctgggattttcacacacaacagtctctagaatttactccgaatggtgccagaaacaaaaaaacatccagtgagcggcagttctgtggatggaaacaccttgttgatgagagagatcaacagagaatggccagacttgtttgaactgataaagtctacggtaactcagataacccctctgtacaattgtgctgagaagaatatcatctctgaatgctattctgagatgcgggttggcgctgttttggtggcacgatggggacctacacgttattaggcaggtgcttttaatgttgtgcctgatcagtgtatatatatatatatttctggtgACACATGTAGCCTAATGTATAGAAGACTCTGGCAAATGATTGTGGTTTTTAATGTAGCGTAGTGCATGTTTATGATAGAACCAATACATTTTCACACAACGAGGATTGGTAAAATCAGATTATTCAGATTTATTAATACTTGATCAAATTCTCTCTGTGACGAAACAAAGTAATCAATCAGCAGCTTACATTACACCTTTACACTGAAAACAATGCAACAATTATCAGCTAAACATAGCAGTTATTGACACTCTTTTGTTCAATAGTACACAGAGTTCCAGAATGCAGGCATTATTTCATAATTTCCCCAAAACACTGAGACACTAGGCCTGTAAAATGGCTGACTGATTCatgtggaaataaacaataaTGATGAATGATGAGGATGAGTGTAGCGCCACCTGCCGTTCAAACTgagaaaagtgtttattaaagagTTTTGTTTAAAGCCTATCAGGAGCTGTCAGACCATTTCAAAAACCTGAGCTCATATTTGCAGAATGAGTTCAGCCGAGGTTTTGAAGCACTTCTGTAAAAATGATAAATCTCTTTATATGTGCTGTTATATGTTGAAACATATTTGAGACATGTGACTCAAAGAATGTCACAAATGAAACAGGTCCACTTGCTGCATTTGTTTCTCCTCTGCTCCAGGACACACTGAGACCTTCCTCCATCATCTGCCCCATCAGCTCACATTCTGTCCTGAGGTTGTAAAGGTCAGCTGTCTATCACATCATTTGACAAACACAGCTACCACACACCAGCAATTCCTTAACGATTACATTAACTATTCTTTTTGTACTTTTGAGGAGAGCTGTTTGTACtgctgtggattcaaaagaactggctcattagagtcattgaacatttgttaaagggatagttcacccaaaaatgaaacttctctcatcatttactcaccctcatgctgtcccagatgtgtatgactttctttcttcatcagaacacaaattaagatttttagatgaatatctcagctctgttggtccatataatacaagtggatggtgatcagcactttaaaggggcaaaaacacatacagtacgaCATGCAAAAACTGACGCGATACAACCGGAAGTGcagctcgatttgtttacaagagaacgctgtttacaagcttcattggtttcgCATTGGAGAGCGAcctgaagtaaacaattatagtgaaaaggtcttaaatactgatctgtttctcacccaaagtgattgtatcTCGAAGACAAtgacattatgtgctttttggagcttcaaagttctggtcaccattcacttgcattgtatggacctacagagctgaaatattcttctaaaaatcttcatttgtgttctgctgaagaaagaaagtcatacacatctgggatgacatgagggtgagtaaatgatgacagaatgttcatttttgggtgaattatccctttaacgaaagcagaagtcatgaaaatcaacacttaaaaaaagtaatctttaataaaataaataaataaataaatataaaactaaatattttaagtttgattaaacttgatcaaacattacacaattcaatttggtggcattttgttatgaaatgtaaatacatcaatcttaaaaataggcttaaatattttatttgagtgAATCGattctgatatttttttaaaaatatggaACCGGTTCTGATCAAGAAACGTTCCTCGGTTCCCCGCCGCTTCCCAGCTGTGTTGTAAAGGCAGTCCTACATCTTGAGTTTCCTGCTGGTGAGCTAACCTTATTAGATTCAACATAGCCtgagtttatacagtatatcttatttTATATATAGCAACACCATTGGCTGGAAATAGTCTCAAGCTTGGGGCGCCCCATTAACAGTCCTGTAAGTCTATTTTTCAGCACAGTAGACTGGCCATGCTAGTTATGTGAGGgatgcatttttatatatatatatatatataaaaatcaaatcaaatatttattgTCGATAAACCACAAACACAGGAGGAACAGTGAGTGAAAGTCTTTGTACAGTTCACACCAAACAAATATTACATCATACTCGGATAGTACAGTGAAAATATTAGACAGTGTTCCACTAAACAtaaagggtgaatctcatgaaacctgtcaaataTCATGTcctggtcacatttcaccccaaaattaaaagaagaagaaaaaacatatataaaataaataattatatttagaataaagAAAGGTAATAACACTTACAATAGCATTAACTCATTTTGGTTGACACGCCTCTtttctttaaagggacagttcacccaaaaatgtaaatattctcatcatttactcaccctcatgtcatcccagatgtgtatgactttctttctgctgcagaacataaatgaagatttttagaagaattttcagctctgtaggtccatacgatacaagtgaactttgaagctccaaaaagcacacaaagggagcataaatgtaatccatatgactccagtggtttaatccatgtcttcagaagtgatatgataggtgtggatgagaaaaagatcgatatttaagtcctttcttctccctgcccattagggggcgtatgcatgaagaatgtgaatcaccaaaaacacaatgtggaggtgaaagttaaagtgcagcctgactgagcagggaggagaatttaaagtaaaaatgtacttaaatattgatctgtttctcacccacacctatcatatcacttctgaagacatggattaaaccactggagtcatatggagtacttttatgctgcctttatgtgctttttggagcttcaaagttctggtcaccattcacttgcattgtacggacctacagagctcaaatattcttctgaaaatcttaatttgtgttctgctgaagaaagaaagtcacacacatctgggatggcatgagggtgaataaatgatgagagaatttatatttttgggtgaactgtccctttattaATGGGTTTGACTGAAACTAGTGGACATGTTCACTGAGTGTAATGTGCACAACTAACCACAAGATGTCACTATAAAAACACATATCATTAATACAGAGCATCACCTGCATTATATGCACAAGCAAAGACACAAAACGTTCTTCTTTCACAGCTAAATTTAGCTGGCCTCCCTTATTTGCCTGGAATCTGTGAATAATTGCTAAGGTGAGAGATGTTTGTTGTGCAGGTCAGATCTTCACCAGCACTGCCAACTTCAGAAAAACACTCAACACCAGAGGGGAAAGTCTTCACATCCTGAAAAAATACCAGTGAACTGTGGAAATGAGCAATTCAAATCCCAGTGAAGCATATCTTCATGCTTTATTGGCTCTAAGATATGGTGATTAGAGCCAAGTACTCAGTTTTTGTACTGTGTGTTCCTTCACCATTCGGTCAGAGAGTTGTGAGGGTCTGACTGCTGTTGCATACTGGAGTCGTGGACACAGACAGAGCCTTTACTAGCTGGTGTTGCTGGTTTCTCAGAGGAGGAGAACCTGGTCTGAGTTTTAAAACACGGCGACAAGATGTTTGTtagggtctaaatacaaataaagcCACCCAGAAACACTTGAGCACTACAGCCAAAGCCTCATATAACTGTAAATGCATTTTGAGTGTACTAATGAAGTGTTCATGAATTCCATTTAGTAAATAGGATTCTAAAACAAACATGATTAAAAACTGATTACTTTATGTGGTAATACTACAGTCCACATCATTAAATCTATCTTCTGGGCTGTGCAGAGAGGGATACTAATGACTGGAGATGCTTATTGTGCTGTacctcgtctctctctctcgtctcctCTGTGGATGTTCCAGTACTTTCCTGCACCGCCGCGGCTGCTGTGAGACTCTGGCCTGGTTTCTGTGCTCCCACAGCAGCTCCTGAGCTCTAAAGTACACATAAACATGCCAACAGGGTGTGCTTAATCAAGTACAGGAATAAAATAggaatatgacttactttctggaacaaaaggagatattttgaagaatctgcAATCTGCTCTTCTTCATACTGTACAATGAAAGCATTTAGTGACCAGGGGCAGTCaagctaagaaaaaaaaaaaccccataaaagtaattcatatgacttgtgtgttATATTCAAAGTCCTCTGAAGTCATTCGATAACCCTCGAATGTGTGAGGAATAAAATTAAATTTACGTTGTTAttcgctgaaaatcttcccttctgCATTAGTTCTCAAAGcgtgtgatgctcctgttctacccgctccgtacgggactcaaaccggcgtctccagcatgggaggcaggtgcgctaacaaggaggctaaaggctacagcctctagcgtcagtcgctagtgcacctcttgaggtcaggagagtgaggtttatacacattgcacagctatctatcagctggccaccgttacactcaccctcctaaacctcactcccatccgggtcacggcaccattatgacgctcctgttctacccgctccatacgggactcgaaccggcctctctccggcatgggaggcaggtgcgctaacaaagaggctaaaggctacagcctctagtgtcagtcgctagtgcacctcttgaggtcaggagagtgaggtttatacacattgcacagctatctatcagctggctaccattacactcacccccctaaacctaactcccATCCgagtcacggcaccattgtgacactcctgttctacctgctccgtaTGGAACTCGAACCGGcctctccggcatgggaggtgggtgcgctaacaaggaggctaaaggctacagcctctagcgtcagttgctagtgcacctcttgaagtcaggagagtgaggtttatacacattgcacagctatctatcagc
The genomic region above belongs to Myxocyprinus asiaticus isolate MX2 ecotype Aquarium Trade chromosome 23, UBuf_Myxa_2, whole genome shotgun sequence and contains:
- the pwwp2b gene encoding PWWP domain-containing protein 2B; translated protein: MEAVAEELQAGSRIPVTVDQIVNDTLVVTLTYRERNYTGILLDCDRKTGLFCLPDVVGKSDESLILRPDCEVSSEESSLKPPSQPTPRPKDENTEPETSPPCPVPIPVQPGQPAYPPYFEGAPFPQPMWVRHTYNQWVPQPPPRPIKRKKRRGREPGRMTMSTIRLRPRQVLCEKCKNTLNSDEDSKDGPMVPRTSRKENAPQADEDTKAIPSKSLRKDDGDNTKEAKKREDSTVYDSKRFRKDKKEDEKYPGGDIIPHSPVIKISYSTPQGKGEVMKIPSRVHGSVKPFCPKQLLQNGHRERGASKEAPKEVTPSMEAIRTGLTISIPKLKLPKLSGPDAPSPKIRVRSRGDGAEQVSVYEAELVDGARRKHPRDPNSQSEDGGEKNSLQLWSGNCGEEVERHGDLTLLINFRKRKADSSSLSVCSSDSLDESKSFSSDGTSPELSDLAPGDDLSVSSSSQGESKTVPPLTVRLHTRSMSKCVTEDGHAVTVGDVVWGKIHGFPWWPARVLSISGTRREEGEVDAPWPEAKVSWFGSPTTSELSVAKLSPFREFFRSRFNRKKKGMYRRAIMEAAKAVGHMSAEITSLLAHCET